In Podospora pseudoanserina strain CBS 124.78 chromosome 5, whole genome shotgun sequence, a single window of DNA contains:
- a CDS encoding hypothetical protein (COG:Z; EggNog:ENOG503NVH9): MEQFLIDDADRYEELVQAFNPKPVAPVRAGSTNPDFLVSTRIRPLLRDEISQGFPESVCSRPGGAYIVDLHELKKSVRGLPCLNATPQLASAQEHPLTSKAELLSLIPTASSLRKTAPTLKNDSSSRSHAICRIRIGNRSIPAAEDGLLYLIDLAGSEAAHDKSTHDAARMREAREINTSLSALKDCIRGRAMVDLDQGSGKKAHVPFRQSTLTKTLKHVFDPSPASRNTLRYAELLRVTAFGPAGKKVQEYDEKRPVTWGIGEVREWVGKNAGWDGDSRKPLVLMGNVLAPTESGAQLLRLPVGEFVERCLKTPGVTMEQATTFQSKFWQLHVDNLRSQSSSQHSKEKPEVKLTRMERLYSSADIEGPPHARDVPFKERIRPGMVVSYRSVGKTGAAQMGTEQMGTEQMGTEQMGVVLSRADAVGERVRDLTGVQVNHGGEN; encoded by the exons ATGGAGCAATTTCTCATCGACGACGCCGACCGCTACGAGGAGCTGGTTCAGgccttcaaccccaagcccgTGGCTCCGGTCAGAGCGGGTTCAACAAACCCCGACTTTCTCGTCAGTACTCGCATTAGACCACTGCTACGAGATGAGATCTCTCAGGGCTTTCCAGAGAGTGTCTGTTCACGGCCTGGTGGTGCGTATATCGTCGACTTGCACGAGCTCAAGAAGTCAGTGAGGGGGCTGCCTTGTCTGAAT GCAACACCCCAGCTCGCCAGTGCCCAAGAACACCCCCTCACGTCCAAGGCCGAGCTTCTttccctcatccccaccgcGTCTTCCCTCCGAAAGACGGCCCCAACCCTCAAAAACGACTCGTCCTCCCGCTCGCACGCCATCTGCCGCATCCGCATCGGGAACCGCTCTATTCCGGCAGCAGAAGATGGGCTCCTCTACCTCATCGACCTTGCCGGGTCGGAAGCCGCCCACGACAAGTCCACCCACGAcgcggcgaggatgagggaagCGAGAGAGATCAACACCAGCCTCTCTGCTCTAAAAGACTGCATCagggggagggcgatggTTGATCTTGATCAGGGGTCTGGGAAGAAGGCGCATGTACCGTTTAGGCAGAGCACACTGACGAAGACGTTGAAGCATGTGTTTGATCCGAGCCCg GCCAGCAGGAATACGTTGCGGTATGCGGAGTTGTTGAGGGTTACGGCTTTTGGCCcggcggggaagaaggtaCAAGAATATGATGAGAAGAGGCCGGTCACgtgggggattggggaggtgagggagtgggtggggAAGAAT GCCGGATGGGATGGTGACAGTCGGAAACCCCTCGTGTTGATGGGAAACGTCCTCGCCCCGACGGAATCGGGAGCGCAGCTTTTACGGCTGCCTGTTGGGGAGTTTGTGGAGAGGTGTCTCAAGACTCCGGGGGTGACGATGGAGCAGGCCACGACGTTTCAGAGCAAGTTTTGGCAGCTGCATGTTGATAACTTGCGCTCTCAGTCCTCTTCCCAGCACTCCAAAGAGAAGCCTGAGGTCAAGTTGACGAGGATGGAAAGACTTTACTCGAGCGCGGATATCGAAGGGCCGCCGCACGCGAGGGATGTCCCCTTCAAGGAGAGGATTAGGCCGGGCATGGTTGTCTCTTACCGTTCAGTTGGAAAAACTGGGGCGGCGCAGATGGGGACGGAGCAGATGGGGACGGAGCAGATGGGGACGGAGCAGATGGGGGTTGTGCTGTCGAGGGCTGAtgcggtgggggagagggtgagggattTGACTGGGGTGCAGGTTAATCATGGGGGAGAGAACTAG
- a CDS encoding hypothetical protein (EggNog:ENOG503PCUN), whose amino-acid sequence MTLYSSPPPARPFSEDKPTLLTSWWITLLCAFIILLRLVGRFVRVEKLFGEDKVAALVLIPLFLRMAFVHPILLFGTNNVELNDELDLSDEGLRRRAIGSGLVLISRMLYAVVLWLLKLVTLEFFDRLVGSSGRNRYTLLLRSMRIALVATFVAVVVSDLAECQPFTKYWQVSPDPGPQCRQGYANLLTASVCNAATDLLLVVFPVPIVIQSRLPMGHKSLLVALFCLHIFTVVVTICRVPQIISEQGYQATRTTWASADILMATFAANALTIGTFMRDKGVKKKKFKYEPTESQNRRNSRKDSMAISKKPSWDEDDDMEAGYSEGKRGGLSRTKTPDISSTPGEAEQAKREIKSPRVHHGSRSASMDSLIPRGRQTPATQVVKTTTFEMTVSSSDDQEHVRCKKEAHVGLCLTPIHGVVTATANGRGRGSSILLREMKPMPDTHNEETEQQQR is encoded by the exons ATGACTCTCTACTCGTCTCCGCCTCCGGCACGGCCCTTCAGCGAGGACAAGCCGACTCTCTTGACATCGTGGTGGATCACGCTGCTATGTgccttcatcatcctcctccgtctcgtGGGGCGGTTTGTGCGGGTCGAGAAGCTGTTTGGAGAGGACAAGGTCGCCGCTCTGGTGTTGATACCCCTCTTCCTGCGAATGGCCTTTGTGCACCCCATTCTCTTGTTTGGAACCAACAATGTCGAGTTGAACGATGAGCTGGACTTGTCGGACGAGGGGCTCCGGCGGCGGGCCATTGGGAGCGGACTGGTGCTGATCAGTCGTATGCTGTACGCAGTGGT ACTATGGCTGCTCAAGCTGGTTACTCTCGAGTTCTTTGATCGTCTGGTTGGATCTTCTGGGAGGAACCGCTACACCTTGCTCCTTCGGTCGATGCGCATCGCTTTGGTCGCGACCTTTGTGGCGGTTGTCGTCAGTGATCTTGCGGAATGCCAGCCGTTCACAAAGTACTGGCAGGTCAGTCCGGACCCGGGACCGCAGTGTCGTCAGGGCTACGCAAACCTCCTCACAGCATCAGTTTGCAACGCGGCTACCGACCTGCTGCTGGTTGTGTTCCCTGTGCCCATTGTCATACAAAGCCGACTGCCGATGGGACACAAGTCGCTGCTGGTTGCCCTCTTTTGTCTCCACATCTttacggtggtggtgaccaTCTGTCGGGTGCCTCAGATCATCAGCGAGCAGGGATACCAagcgacgaggacgacatgGGCTTCGGCCGATATCCTGATGGCAACATTTGCGGCCAACGCACTTACCATCGGGACGTTTATGAGAGACAAGggtgtcaagaagaagaagttcaAATACGAGCCGACAGAGTCGCAAAACAGAAGAAACTCGAGGAAGGATTCGATGGCCATCTCGAAGAAGCCGTCctgggatgaggatgatgacatGGAGGCGGGTTATTCTGAAGGAAAACGCGGAGGGCTGAGTCGTACAAAGACGCCCGACATCTCCTCGACACCAGGAGAGGCCGAGCAAGCCAAGAGGGAGATCAAGTCCCCCAGGGTGCACCACGGCAGTCGGTCAGCCAGCATGGACTCGCTGATTCCTAGGGGTCGACAGACACCTGCCACCCAAGTGGTCAAGACCACCACTTTTGAGATGACAGTCTCGTCGTCTGATGATCAGGAACATGTTCGGTGCAAAAAGGAAGCCCACGTAGGGCTCTGTCTGACCCCCATTCACGGGGTGGTGACAGCGACGGCAAAcggacgagggagggggtcCAGCATCCTTCTTCGCGAGATGAAACCGATGCCAGACACTCACAACGAGGAGACggagcagcaacagcgctGA
- the HIP1_2 gene encoding histidine permease (COG:E; EggNog:ENOG503NUN0): protein MGWNYALQWIVVLPLEIIAGAMTIGYWNESLNKAIFVAVFLAVIVVINLFGVKGYGEAEFVFAIVKVTAVVGFILLGIVINIGGTPEGGYIGGKYWSDPGAFNNGFKGLCSVFVTAAFAFAGTELVGLAAAETANPRKSLPTAIKQVFWRITLFYIVSLALVGLLVPYNEPRLLGATSIADASASPFVIAIESAGTTILPSIMNGVILVSVISVGNSSVFGSSRTLAALAELGQAPKIFAYVDRRGRPLVSILAASSVGLLAFMANSKVHSHVFDWLLAISGLSSVFTWGSTCLAHIRLRKAWAYHHRSVSDMAFRAQGGTIGSWIGLFCNCLILVGQCWVAIWPITSEPLTSSQRAENFFLQCLAIPVVLLFLIGHKLWYRTSVIKVEDMDIDTGRRDFGRLGIIKAQEEEERASWPKWKRVYRVIC, encoded by the exons ATGGGTTGGAA CTATGCCTTGCAGTGGATAGTGGTGTTACCGCTCGAGATTATTGCCGGCGCCATGACTATCGGTTATTGGAACGAGAGTCTGAACAAGGCCATATTTGTGGCCGTGTTTCTGGCGGTCATTGTTGTCATCAACCTCTTTGGAGTAAAGGGGTACGGCGAGGCAGAGTTTGTGTTTGCCATTGTCAAGGTTACTGCTGTCGTCGGGTTCAT CCTTCTCGGTatcgtcatcaacatcggAGGGACCCCCGAAGGCGGCTACATCGGCGGCAAGTACTGGTCCGACCCGGGCGCCTTCAACAATGGCTTCAAGGGCCTCTGTAGCGTGTTTGTCACGgccgcctttgcctttgctGGCACGGAGCTGGTCGGTTTGGCTGCCGCCGAGACAGCCAACCCGCGAAAGTCCTTgcccaccgccatcaagcAAGTGTTTTGGAGAATCACACTCTTCTACATTGTGTCGCTTGCGCTTGTCGGTCTCCTGGTGCCGTACAACGAGCCCAGGTTGCTTGGTGCTACTAGCATCGCCGACGCCTCAGCCAGTCCCTTTGTCATCGCCATCGAAAGCGCAGGCACGACTATTCTACCCAGCATCATGAACGGCGTCATCCTTGTGTCCGTCATCAGCGTCGGCAACTCTTCCGTCTTTGGATCCTCCCGAACactcgccgccctcgccgagctGGGCCAGGCGCCCAAGATCTTCGCCTACGTCGACCGCCGCGGCCGTCCGCTAGTTTCCATCCTCGCAGCATCGAGCGTCGGTCTCCTGGCCTTCATGGCCAACTCCAAAGTCCACAGCCACGTGTTCGACTGGCTCCTCGCCATATCAGGCCTGAGCAGCGTCTTCACCTGGGGGAGCACCTGTCTCGCCCACATCCGCCTCCGCAAGGCATGGGCGTACCATCACAGATCAGTCAGCGACATGGCCTTTCGTGCTCAGGGGGGAACGATCGGCAGCTGGATCGGCCTGTTTTGCAACTGTCTCATTCTCGTCGGTCAGTGCTGGGTGGCGATTTGGCCCATTACGAGCGAGCCGTTGACGTCGAGTCAGCGGGCCGAGAATTTCTTTTTGCAGTGTTTGGCGATcccggtggtgttgttgtttttgatTGGGCACAAGCTGTGGTATAGGACGAGCGTGATCAAGGTGGAGGACATGGATATTGAtacggggaggagggattttgGCAGACTCGGGATTATCAaggcgcaggaggaggaggagagggcaaGTTGGCCGAAGTGGAAGAGGGTTTATAGGGTTATTTGCTGA
- a CDS encoding hypothetical protein (EggNog:ENOG503NVMX; COG:G; CAZy:GH31) translates to MPASLLWCYLLFASFHCRMAFLWIASLVLCSLWGARGQTKRCSGYEAINVLKADSYLIADLVLIGNCSSHSSDIENLRLLVEYQTDSRLHVLITDADSQVFQIQEHVLPRPRSENASSSSSGLQFSFTQSPFAFSVTRASTGETLFDTADTPLIFETQYIRLRTRLPSNPNIYGLGEHSDDFRLPTWNYTRTLWNTESPMIPNGLNLYGSHPVYFDHRGESGTHGVFLRSSNGMDVKLGTSDQGQQFLEYNVIGGVFDFYFLAGPTPTDVSKQYAEVVGLPAFVPYWVLGFHQCKYGYKSIDEVGQVVDTYAAAGIPLETMWGDIDYMSDHQDFTTDGSRYPLEKVRQLVQSLHDDGQHYVQILDPGIHRAGGYPTYTRGAEQNVFLKAADGSFYRGFQWPGEVVWPDWLHPNTQEWWTDEIRRFYDPNSGVNVDGLWVDMNEASNMCESTSCFASTSARTWVANKGIAVRKRYGDPVPFLGVPERDLFNPLYRIQNRWGDISSKTLWTNITNADGTHQYDTHNFYGTMMAGATRNALLSRNSAVRPFVLTRSTFAGVGRVAAHWFGDNASRWDHYRTTIRQMLSFTALHAVPFVGSDVCGFNENATEKMCARWALLGAFQPFYRNHADTTANRQEFYLWPLVTQAAKKAIDTRYKLLDYMYTSLWKASADGTPNASPLWFFYPSDSNTFGIQNQWMLGDALLVSPVVDDDSQSVSFYLPDDIWYDFWTFEQKAGGGQTHRLDGVQWDEIPVHIRGGTILAMRTESANTTAQLREKNFRIIVAPGKDGTAKGELYLDDGASLDVGGNKSEIGFVWDGQSFAANGTFGFETDVKVERVVVLGGEGGEVVTHEGPWGLGGEFGFHL, encoded by the exons ATGCCGGCCAGCCTGCTCTGGTGTTATTTGCTTTTTGCTAGCTTCCATTGCAGAATGGCGTTTCTCTGGATCGCCTCTCTTGTGTTGTGCTCTCTGTGGGGGGCACGGGGACAGACTAAACGATGTTCGGGTTACGAAGCCATCAACGTGCTGAAGGCGGACTCGTATCTGATTGCAGATCTTGTTCTCATTGGCAACTGCAGCTCTCACAGCAGCGACATCGAGAACCTGAGGTTGCTTGTCGAGTACCAGACAG ACTCACGGCTGCATGTCCTCATCACAGATGCCGATTCCCAAGTGTTTCAAATCCAGGAACACGTCCTCCCCCGACCGAGAAGCGAGAACGCGTCCTCGAGCAGCTCTGGGTTGCAGTTCAGTTTCACCCAAAGCCCGTTTGCCTTTAGCGTTACAAGAGCGTCGACAGGGGAGACCCTTTTTGACACGGCCGACACGCCGTTGATCTTTGAAACCCAGTACATCCGACTCAGAACTCGCTTGCCGTCGAATCCAAATATTTATGGGCTGGGCGAACACTCGGATGACTTTCGCCTTCCAACATGGAATTACACCCGCACGCTATGGAACACGGAATCGCCCATGATCCCAAACGGGCTCAATCTCTACGGCTCGCACCCGGTGTACTTTGATCATCGGGGCGAGTCAGGCACGCACGGCGTGTTTCTGCGGAGTTCCAACGGCATGGATGTCAAGTTGGGCACCTCGGACCAGGGACAGCAATTCCTCGAGTACAATGTGATTGGCGGCGTATTCGACTTTTACTTCTTAGCAGGCCCGACCCCAACAGACGTCAGCAAGCAGTATGCCGAAGTTGTCGGGCTCCCAGCGTTTGTGCCGTATTGGGTCCTGGGTTTCCACCAGTGCAAGTATGGATATAAAAGCATTGATGAAGTTGGACAAGTTGTTGACACCTACGCGGCCGCTGGGATCCCATTGGAGACGATGTGGGGTGATATTGACTACATGAGCGACCATCAGGATTTCACCACGGACGGGAGCCGTTACCCCCTGGAGAAAGTTCGGCAGCTGGTTCAGAGTCTGCACGATGATGGACAACACTATGTTCAAATCCTGGATCCGGGAATCCATCGAGCTGGTGGTTACCCAACCTACACCAGAGGCGCCGAACAGAACGTCTTTCTCAAAGCAGCAGATGGCTCATTTTATCGCGGGTTTCAATGGCCCGGCGAAGTGGTTTGGCCTGACTGGCTCCATCCAAACACACAGGAATGGTGGACAGATGAGATCAGGAGGTTCTACGACCCCAACTCAGGCGTCAACGTCGATGGGCTGTGGGTTGACATGAACGAGGCGAGCAACATGTGTGAAAGCACCAGCTGCTTTGCTTCAACATCTGCTCGAACCTGGGTTGCCAACAAGGGTATCGCGGTCAGGAAACGGTACGGGGACCCGGTTCCATTTCTTGGAGTGCCAGAGAGAGATCTCTTCAACCCTCTGTATCGCATACAGAACCGATGGGGCGACATCTCCAGCAAAACTTTGTGGACGAACATCACCAATGCCGACGGAACCCACCAGTATGATACTCACAACTTCTACGGCACCATGATGGCTGGCGCCACCCGGAACGCGCTGCTGAGCAGAAACTCGGCTGTCAGGCCCTTCGTCCTCACTCGATCGACCTTTGCTGGCGTGGGGAGAGTGGCAGCGCATTGGTTCGGTGACAACGCTTCTAGGTGGGATCATTACCGAACTACTATCCGCCAAATGTTGTCCTTCACTGCTCTGCACGCGGTGCCCTTTGTTGGCTCTGACGTCTGTGGCTTCAACGAAAACGCGACGGAAAAAATGTGTGCCCGCTGGGCTTTGCTAGGCGCGTTCCAGCCCTTCTACCGCAACCACGCAGATACCACGGCCAACCGTCAGGAATTTTACCTGTGGCCTTTGGTCACCCAAgccgccaagaaggcgaTTGATACTCGCTACAAGTTGCTCGACTACATGTACACCTCCCTCTGGAAAGCGAGCGCTGACGGCACGCCCAACGCCAGCCCGCTGTGGTTCTTCTACCCCTCGGATAGCAACACGTTTGGCATCCAGAACCAATGGATGCTTGGAGACGCGTTGCTTGTTTCTCCAGTTGTTGACGACGACTCCCAGAGCGTCAGCTTCTACCTTCCGGACGATATCTGGTATGACTTTTGGACTTTTGAGCAAAAGGCCGGGGGTGGACAAACGCACAGGTTGGACGGGGTGCAGTGGGATGAGATTCCTGTTCACATTCGAGGCGGGACTATCCTTGCTATGAGGACTGAATCAGCGAATACTACTGCCcagttgagggagaagaacTTTAGGATTATTGTTGCGCCGGGGAAGGACGGGACTGCCAAGGGGGAATTGTACTTGGATGATGGGGCCAGTTTGGATGTGGGGGGGAACAAGTCGGAGATTGGGTTTGTGTGGGATGGGCAGAGCTTTGCTGCGAACGGGACGTTTGGGTTTGAGACGGATGTGAAGGTTGAgagggttgttgttctcggaggggagggaggggaggttgttaCGCATGAGGGgccttgggggttgggaggagagtTTGGGTTTCATTTGTAG
- a CDS encoding hypothetical protein (EggNog:ENOG503P4W0; COG:S) has protein sequence MGGAPPSPLESSLRKLLTPELFSHLVTNRLPYPPQSPINFSHFANTIFLTDPYSPLVSPQAWPALLALSQHPLSSIPDLATFLPPPSSPSYPTQTLGLLLLLDHIPRLLFRGIDQRYTYSFFSHLSQSLALSWHSLPSHLRPDSHARWKHEQNVALDYWIAVRFWFATPFVHSEKPELQEIAITLTEETRATVEKETGSADPYRQERDEILGDSYAFPRVYNAGPPRGDQVTRESFTWWMGMLFDVHKPIVDRFGRYPYLNGITGRDANEGEEKWLEEINHFAEADEESVRRVREDVKAGRWSPLGTDTPR, from the coding sequence ATGGGCGGcgcacccccctcccccctcgaaTCCTCCCTCCGAAAACTCCTCACCCCCGAATTATTCTCCCACCTCGTCACCAACCGCCTCCCCTaccccccccaatcccccatCAACTTCTCCCACTTCGCCAACACCATATTCCTCACCGACCCTTACTCCCCCTTAGTCTCCCCCCAGGCCTGgcccgccctcctcgccctaTCCCAgcaccccctctcctccatccccgaCCTAGCAACcttcctcccacccccctcctccccttcctatcccacccaaaccctcggcctcctcctcctcctcgaccacaTCCCCCGCCTTCTATTCCGCGGCATCGACCAGCGCTACACCtactccttcttctcccacctctcccaatCCCTCGCCTTGTCCTGgcactccctcccctcccacctccgccCCGACTCCCACGCCCGCTGGAAGCACGAGCAGAACGTCGCCCTGGACTACTGGATCGCTGTCCGGTTCTGGTTCGCTACACCATTCGTCCATTCCGAAAAGCCGGAACTGCAGGAAATCGCCATAACCCTCACAGAAGAAACCCGCGCGACTGTGGAGAAGGAAACCGGGTCGGCTGACCCTTACCGCCAGGAACGCGACGAGATACTAGGCGACTCGTACGCTTTTCCCAGGGTCTACAACGCCGGACCGCCGCGGGGGGATCAGGTGACGAGAGAGAGCTTCACGTGGTGGATGGGCATGTTGTTCGACGTCCACAAGCCGATCGTCGACCGGTTTGGGAGGTACCCCTATCTCAATGGGATAACCGGGCGGGACGCAAacgaaggagaagaaaagtggttggaggagatcaacCACTTTGCCGAGGCGGACGAGGAGAGTGTTAGGCGGGTGAGGGAAGATGTCAAGGCGGGACGGTGGTCACCGTTGGGGACTGACACGCCTCGCTGA
- a CDS encoding hypothetical protein (EggNog:ENOG503NZ1Q; COG:S), whose translation MASSQPTAPDVPSKDENENSLGSEIVDFLPIPAVNPTTSVEGPHKPEPSDKLGNQQTLSHALATEGTTEHPQGIAQLDHDEEVRDLGWNEPKQEIPAPLVGGMDNEELWMLVRRFNKQIFHTKATPYPPPGGLDLNIAEQEEFSPDKMRGNFERLYMTVGVGMLAAVKHIARLRSWKETRRTAGFCSAYFLAWLFDFLTPLLISVLVALIAVPWTREYLFPPAPVSLVDSKTGGIQKPKAGVLGSHDSATGAPENHKGEAVEQEASNFVSGIATVAVSGAVGQHAQGDQESAEQSTTEMHKAIGSKPGTKRDKTEVPMQTAMWSKLQPIMHALGDFVDTWERFANALSPTPPFPTDVHRLRFVALILPLLALSFVVTSYMFVKGVTFGIGFGFFGDPIISRGLDWLNRTIPDWKKLLELRNTLLKGVPTNAQLTITLLRIGEANHAPLPPPPRINEVPPDKPAQLTSNDLSAVGADAPMNASAGELQEAIHYDPSIKHDKGGNQGGHSVMVKGQDKEQNKKSNKFLNFFRGTAKTAVKTAVGADTIRGKMGISHHAKDRLGVVPPAEKVPISGPVEFEARYDGKKGNVYLSTAATIPVVAFGTKKTKEKIGPDGEEKEDLHAMWSVPVSEIVELKKLGGYGWKAKLVVGWSLEREVSDGLELRTSRGEVYKITAIPLRDELFNRLIAVGGQKWEAW comes from the exons ATGGCTTCATCCCAGCCAACGGCACCGGACGTGCCGTCCAAGGACGAAAATGAAAACAGCCTAGGATCTGAAATCGTCGACTTCTTACCCATCCCCGCCGTCAACCCTACCACCTCTGTCGAAGGCCCTCACAAGCCCGAGCCCAGTGACAAACTGGGAAACCAACAAACTCTCTCGCACGCCTTGGCCACCGAGGGCACCACCGAACACCCCCAAGGCATCGCCCAACTCGACCACGACGAAGAGGTTCGCGACCTAGGATGGAACGAGCCCAAGCAAGAGATTCCAGCCCCTCTGGTAGGTGGTATGGACAACGAAGAGCTCTGGATGCTCGTGCGCCGGTTCAACAAG CAAATCTTCCACACCAAAGCCACCCCCTACCCCCCGCCCGGCGGTCTCGATCTCAACATTGCGGAACAGGAGGAGTTCTCGCCAGACAAGATGCGCGGCAACTTTGAGCGCCTCTATATGACGGTTGGCGTAGGGATGCTGGCGGCAGTTAAGCACATTGCTCGTCTCCGTTCCTGGAAGGAAACCCGGCGCACAGCAGGGTTTTGCAGTGCTTATTTCCTTGCGTGGCTGTTTGACTTCCTCACACCGCTGCTGATTAGTGTTCTCGTGGCGCTGATCGCGGTGCCGTGGACGAGAGAGTATCTCTTCCCCCCTGCGCCAGTGTCGCTTGTCGACAGCAAAACAGGCGGGATACAGAAACCCAAGGCTGGTGTGCTAGGTAGCCACGACAGCGCTACGGGCGCGCCTGAGAACCACAAGGGTGAGGCGGTCGAGCAGGAAGCTAGCAATTTTGTGAGCGGGATCGcgacggtggcggtgagCGGCGCTGTCGGGCAACATGCTCAGGGGGATCAGGAGTCGGCAGAGCAGTCCACGACCGAGATGCACAAAGCTATTGGGTCGAAGCCGGGGACCAAGAGGGACAAGACGGAGGTGCCGATGCAGACAGCTATGTGGTCGAAGCTTCAGCCCATTATGCATGCGCTGGGGGATTTTGTGGATACCTGGGAGAGGTTTGCAAA CGCGTTGTCTCCTACGCCGCCGTTTCCTACCGATGTTCACCGTCTGAGATTTGTCGCGCTCATCCTGCCTCTTCTCGCCTTGTCGTTCGTCGTCACTTCGTACATGTTTGTCAAGGGTGTCACCTTTGGCATTGGGTTCGGGTTCTTCGGTGACCCTATCATCTCTCGTGGTCTGGACTGGCTCAACAGAACTATCCCCGACTGGAAGAAGTTGCTGGAGTTGCGAAA TACTCTCCTCAAAGGCGTTCCCACCAATGCTCAGCTCACCATCACTCTCCTCCGTATTGGGGAGGCGAACCATgcacccctcccaccaccaccccgtaTCAACGAAGTACCTCCCGACAAACCTGCCCAGCTTACCTCCAATGACCTTTCCGCTGTCGGTGCCGATGCTCCCATGAACGCAAGCGCGGGTGAACTCCAGGAAGCGATCCACTACGACCCCAGCATCAAGCACGACAAGGGCGGCAACCAAGGCGGGCACAGTGTCATGGTGAAGGGTCAGGACAAGGAGCaaaacaagaagagcaacaagTTCCTCAACTTTTTCAGGGGCACTGCAAAGACTGCTGTCAAGACTGCCGTGGGCGCTGATACTATCAGGGGCAAGATGGGCATCAGCCATCACGCCAAGGACAGACTAGGAGTTGTTCCCCCTGCCGAAAAGGTGCCCATCAGTGGACCGGTAGAGTTCGAGGCGAGATACGACGGCAAGAAGGGCAATGTTTATTTGTCGACGGCAGCAACAATTCCGGTCGTGGCGTTTGGAACGAAGaagacaaaggaaaagattGGGcctgatggggaggagaaggaggatttACATGCCATGTGGAGCGTGCCCGTGTCGGAGATTGTcgagttgaagaagcttgGCGGATATGGGTGGAAGGcgaagttggtggtggggtggagtttggagagggaggtgagcgATGGGTTGGAGCTGAGGACGAgtaggggggaggtgtacaAGATTACGGCTATTCCGCTGAGGGATGAGTTGTTTAATCGGTTGATTGCCGTTGGGGGACAGAAGTGGGAGGCCTGGTGA
- a CDS encoding hypothetical protein (EggNog:ENOG503P1D4), with the protein MSSGYSVGDFVAGAEMAQKLHILVKTSADTPSEYEAAMKELVLTQQAFITVSQLSQNQVFLPRNTISAASFLISSSLDTISKFLKRTESLKKSLSSNGPPTIRDSGCRIGWELYGKDELRELREKLHNCLAALNLLLSAANLGHRSILPPSTPSHAPTLDQNDGCTSESTCVDLEVVDLIGEELGSMRSDHQTVNEFPKTSAKPSQLKTEFGGRLEAAKSPASSLEKPKTLSSTGGPDHALLERLAVLEKLAAEKKDWESSQAERRKNADFLIRHAESAFGSKLQGKSIPKGI; encoded by the exons ATGTCATCTGGTTACTCCGTGGGTGACTTTGTCGCTGGCGCCGAGATGGCCCAGAAACTGCACATCCTCGTGAAGACTTCAGCAGACACTCCCTCCGAATATGAAGCTGCAATGAAGGAACTTGTCCTGACCCAACAGGCCTTCATCACTGTGAGCCAACTCAGCCAAAACCAGGTTTTTCTGCCCCGAAACACAATCAGCGCGGCGTCATTTCTCATCTCCTCGTCACTGGACACGATCTCGAAATTCCTCAAACGAACCGAATCCCTGAAAAAGAGTTTGTCCAGTAACGGGCCGCCAACTATTCGAGATAGTGGGTGCAGAATTGGGTGGGAGTTGTACGGGAAAGACGAACTGAGAGAGCTACGCGAGAAGTTGCATAACTGTCTCGCTGCGCTGAATCTTCTGCTCTCCGCAGCGAACCT TGGACATCGCTCTATTCTCCCTCCATCCACCCCATCGCACGCTCCGACCCTCGATCAAAATGATGGATGTACCTCAGAATCTACATGTGTGGATTTGGAAGTCGTCGACCTCATAGGGGAAGAACTGGGTTCGATGCGTTCGGATCACCAGACTGTCAATGAGTTCCCAAAAACTTCGGCCAAGCCCTCGCAGCTGAAGACTGAGTTTGGAGGCAGGCTTGAGGCTGCCAAATCCCCTGCTTCTTCACTCGAGAAACCCAAAACGCTGAGCAGCACCGGTGGCCCCGACCATGCATTATTGGAGCGGCTTGCAGTCCTGGAGAAGCTAGcagcagagaagaaggattGGGAATCTAGTCAAGCCGAGCGGAGAAAGAATGCCGACTTTCTGATCCGCCACGCAGAATCTGCATTTGGGTCCAAACTGCAAGGCAAAAGCATTCCCAAAGGAATCTGA